One genomic window of Pseudomonas chlororaphis subsp. piscium includes the following:
- the rnr gene encoding ribonuclease R: protein MADWQSLDPEAAREAEKYENPIPSRELILQHLADRGSPANREQLVEEFGLTTEDQIEALRRRLRAMERDAQLIYTRRGTYAPVDKLDLILGRISGHRDGFGFLVPDDGSDDLFMSPAQMRLVFDGDRALARVSGLDRRGRREGMIVEVVSRAHESIVGRYFEEGGIGFVVADNPKIQQEVLVTPGRNAGAKIGQFVEVKITHWPTPRFQPQGDVVEVVGNYMAPGMEIDVALRTYDIPHVWPEAVLKEAGKLKPEVEEKDKEKRIDLRDLPFVTIDGEDARDFDDAVFCEAKPGKLRLFGGGWKLYVAIADVSSYVKIGSALDAEAQVRGNSVYFPERVVPMLPEQLSNGLCSLNPKVDRLAMVCEMTISKSGEMTDYQFYEAVIHSKARLTYNKVSTILEQPKTSEAKQLRGEYADVVPHLKQLYALYKVLLGARHTRGAIDFETQETRIIFGSERKIAEIRPTTRNDAHKLIEECMLAANVATAEFLKKHEIPALYRVHDGPPPERLEKLRAFLGELGLSLHKSKDGPTPKDYQALLENIKDRPDFHLIQTVMLRSLSQAVYSADNQGHFGLNYEAYTHFTSPIRRYPDLLTHRAIRSVIHSKQNTPHVRRAGAMTIPKARIYPYDEAVLEQLGEQCSMSERRADEATRDVVNWLKCEYMKDRVGESFPGVITAVTGFGLFVELTDIYVEGLVHVTALPGDYYHFDPVHHRLAGERTGRSFRLGDSVEVRVMRVDLDERKIDFEMAEKTISAPIGRKKRGAVDVPPAKTAAEPAPAKTGRRGPAKEKPVEAYRSSDAAVKNAEVRKSREMKQALLAEAKSGGKAASGGKSGKPASKPSKHRKGPPKAGAGPAAKSGGARKPKAKS from the coding sequence ATGGCCGATTGGCAGTCCCTCGATCCCGAGGCCGCTCGTGAAGCGGAAAAATATGAAAACCCTATCCCTAGCCGCGAACTGATCCTTCAGCACCTTGCTGATCGGGGTTCGCCTGCTAACCGCGAACAGTTGGTCGAAGAGTTTGGTCTGACCACAGAAGACCAGATCGAAGCCCTGCGTCGCCGCCTGCGCGCCATGGAGCGCGATGCTCAACTGATCTACACCCGTCGTGGCACTTATGCGCCGGTGGATAAGCTCGACCTGATCCTCGGCCGCATCAGCGGTCACCGTGACGGCTTCGGCTTCCTGGTTCCCGATGACGGCAGCGACGACCTGTTCATGAGCCCGGCGCAGATGCGTCTGGTGTTCGATGGCGACCGCGCGTTGGCCCGGGTTTCCGGCCTGGATCGCCGTGGTCGCCGTGAAGGCATGATCGTCGAAGTGGTGTCCCGTGCTCACGAAAGCATCGTCGGCCGTTACTTCGAAGAGGGCGGCATTGGTTTTGTGGTGGCGGACAACCCGAAGATCCAGCAGGAAGTGCTGGTGACCCCGGGCCGCAATGCCGGCGCCAAGATTGGCCAGTTCGTCGAGGTGAAGATCACCCACTGGCCGACTCCGCGCTTCCAGCCGCAAGGCGACGTGGTCGAGGTCGTGGGCAACTACATGGCCCCGGGCATGGAAATCGATGTTGCCTTGCGCACCTACGATATTCCTCACGTCTGGCCTGAGGCCGTGCTAAAGGAAGCCGGCAAGCTCAAGCCGGAAGTCGAAGAGAAGGACAAAGAGAAACGCATCGACCTGCGCGATCTGCCGTTCGTCACCATCGACGGTGAAGACGCTCGCGACTTCGACGATGCGGTCTTTTGCGAAGCCAAGCCTGGCAAGTTGCGCCTGTTCGGCGGTGGCTGGAAGCTGTACGTGGCGATTGCCGACGTTTCCAGTTACGTTAAGATCGGTTCGGCGCTGGATGCCGAGGCTCAGGTGCGCGGCAACTCGGTGTACTTCCCCGAGCGCGTGGTGCCGATGCTGCCGGAGCAGCTGTCCAATGGCCTGTGCTCGCTGAACCCGAAAGTCGATCGTCTGGCCATGGTGTGCGAGATGACCATCTCCAAATCCGGCGAGATGACCGACTACCAGTTCTACGAAGCGGTGATCCACTCCAAGGCGCGCCTGACCTACAACAAGGTCAGCACCATCCTCGAGCAGCCGAAAACCAGCGAAGCCAAGCAGTTGCGTGGCGAGTACGCCGATGTCGTGCCGCACCTCAAGCAGCTTTATGCGCTGTACAAGGTGCTGCTCGGTGCCCGCCATACCCGTGGCGCCATCGACTTCGAGACTCAGGAAACCCGGATCATCTTCGGTTCCGAGCGCAAGATCGCCGAAATTCGCCCGACTACTCGCAACGATGCGCACAAGCTGATCGAGGAATGCATGCTGGCGGCCAACGTGGCCACCGCTGAATTCCTCAAGAAGCACGAAATCCCTGCGCTCTACCGCGTCCACGACGGCCCGCCGCCAGAGCGCCTGGAAAAACTGCGCGCCTTCCTCGGCGAGCTTGGCCTGTCCCTGCATAAAAGCAAGGACGGCCCGACGCCGAAGGATTACCAGGCATTGCTGGAAAACATCAAGGACCGCCCGGATTTCCACCTGATCCAGACCGTGATGCTGCGTTCGTTGAGCCAGGCGGTGTACAGCGCTGACAATCAGGGCCACTTCGGCCTGAACTACGAAGCCTATACCCACTTCACCTCGCCGATTCGCCGTTACCCGGACCTGCTGACGCACCGGGCGATTCGCAGTGTCATCCACTCCAAGCAGAACACCCCTCACGTGCGTCGTGCCGGTGCGATGACCATTCCGAAGGCGCGCATCTATCCGTATGACGAGGCGGTTCTCGAGCAGCTTGGCGAGCAGTGCTCGATGAGTGAGCGGCGTGCCGACGAAGCGACCCGCGACGTGGTGAACTGGCTCAAGTGCGAGTACATGAAGGATCGCGTGGGCGAGTCGTTCCCAGGCGTGATCACCGCGGTGACCGGTTTTGGCCTGTTCGTCGAGCTGACCGATATCTATGTCGAAGGTCTGGTGCACGTCACGGCTCTGCCGGGTGACTACTACCACTTCGATCCTGTGCATCACCGTCTGGCCGGCGAGCGTACCGGCCGCAGCTTCCGCCTGGGTGACAGCGTGGAAGTGCGGGTCATGCGCGTCGACCTGGATGAGCGCAAGATCGACTTCGAGATGGCGGAAAAAACCATCAGCGCGCCGATCGGTCGCAAAAAACGCGGCGCTGTCGATGTGCCTCCAGCCAAGACTGCTGCCGAGCCTGCTCCAGCCAAGACCGGCCGTCGTGGCCCGGCCAAGGAAAAGCCGGTCGAGGCCTACCGCTCCAGCGATGCCGCGGTGAAAAACGCCGAAGTGCGCAAGAGCCGTGAAATGAAGCAGGCGTTGCTGGCCGAAGCCAAAAGCGGCGGTAAAGCGGCGTCTGGGGGAAAGTCCGGAAAGCCGGCGTCCAAGCCGAGCAAACATCGTAAAGGTCCGCCGAAAGCGGGCGCAGGTCCTGCGGCGAAAAGCGGCGGGGCGCGTAAACCCAAGGCCAAGTCATGA
- the rlmB gene encoding 23S rRNA (guanosine(2251)-2'-O)-methyltransferase RlmB yields the protein MSQLEKIYGVHAVEALLRHHPKRVKQIWLAEGRSDPRVQVLVDLAGQNRVAVGQAERREMDAWVEGVHQGVVAEVSPSQVWGEAMLDELLDRTEGAPLLLVLDGVTDPHNLGACLRTADAAGALAVLVPKDKSATLTPTVRKVACGAAEVIPLVAVTNLARTLEKLQQRGLWVVGTAGEAEQELYDQDLTGPTILIMGAEGKGMRRLTREHCDFLVRLPMAGSVSSLNVSVATGVCLFEATRQRAAKAKSAAKKA from the coding sequence ATGAGTCAGTTGGAAAAGATCTACGGCGTGCACGCTGTAGAAGCATTGCTGCGTCACCACCCCAAGCGCGTCAAGCAGATCTGGCTGGCCGAAGGCCGCAGCGATCCGCGGGTGCAGGTGCTGGTGGACCTGGCTGGGCAGAATCGCGTGGCGGTCGGTCAGGCCGAGCGTCGCGAAATGGACGCCTGGGTCGAAGGTGTTCACCAGGGTGTCGTGGCTGAAGTGAGTCCAAGCCAGGTCTGGGGCGAGGCGATGCTCGATGAGCTGCTCGACCGTACCGAAGGCGCACCGCTGCTTCTCGTGCTGGACGGTGTGACCGACCCGCACAACCTCGGCGCCTGCCTGCGTACCGCCGATGCGGCTGGCGCGCTGGCGGTGCTGGTGCCGAAAGACAAATCGGCGACCCTGACCCCGACTGTACGTAAAGTGGCGTGCGGCGCCGCGGAAGTGATTCCGTTGGTGGCCGTGACCAACCTGGCGCGCACCCTGGAAAAGCTCCAGCAGCGCGGCCTGTGGGTCGTTGGCACGGCTGGCGAAGCCGAGCAGGAACTGTATGACCAGGACCTGACCGGGCCGACCATCCTGATCATGGGCGCCGAAGGCAAGGGTATGCGTCGCCTCACCCGCGAGCATTGCGACTTCCTGGTGCGCCTGCCGATGGCCGGTAGCGTCAGCAGTCTCAACGTCTCCGTGGCTACCGGCGTGTGCCTGTTCGAAGCCACGCGCCAGCGTGCGGCCAAGGCCAAGAGCGCAGCCAAGAAGGCCTGA
- the rpsF gene encoding 30S ribosomal protein S6 has translation MRHYEIIFLVHPDQSEQVGGMVERYTKLIEEDGGKIHRLEDWGRRQLAYAINNVHKAHYVMLNVECTGKALAELEDNFRYNDAVIRNLVIRREEAITGQSEMLKAEENRSERRERRDRPEHSDSADGDDSDNSDASDNADE, from the coding sequence ATGCGTCATTACGAAATCATCTTTCTGGTCCACCCTGACCAGAGCGAGCAAGTCGGCGGCATGGTTGAGCGTTACACCAAGCTGATCGAAGAAGACGGCGGCAAAATCCACCGTCTGGAAGACTGGGGCCGTCGTCAACTGGCCTACGCAATCAACAATGTTCACAAGGCTCACTACGTGATGCTGAACGTTGAGTGCACCGGTAAAGCCCTGGCTGAGCTGGAAGACAACTTCCGTTACAACGATGCTGTGATCCGTAACCTGGTCATCCGTCGCGAAGAAGCCATCACTGGCCAATCCGAGATGCTCAAGGCTGAAGAGAACCGCAGTGAGCGCCGTGAGCGTCGTGACCGTCCTGAGCATTCTGACAGCGCCGATGGCGATGACAGCGATAACAGCGACGCCAGCGATAACGCTGACGAGTAA
- the rpsR gene encoding 30S ribosomal protein S18 — MARFFRRRKFCRFTAEDVKEIDYKDLNTLKAYVSETGKIVPSRITGTKARYQRQLATAIKRARFLALLAYTDSHGR, encoded by the coding sequence ATGGCACGTTTCTTCCGTCGTCGTAAATTCTGCCGCTTCACCGCTGAAGACGTGAAAGAGATCGATTACAAAGATCTCAACACCCTGAAAGCCTACGTATCCGAGACCGGCAAAATCGTTCCAAGCCGTATCACCGGTACCAAAGCTCGTTATCAGCGTCAGCTGGCCACCGCTATCAAGCGCGCCCGCTTCCTGGCCCTGCTGGCCTACACCGACAGCCACGGCCGCTGA
- the rplI gene encoding 50S ribosomal protein L9 — MELILLEKIANLGNLGDKVNVKAGYGRNYLLPFGKATAATAANLAAFEARRAELEKLAAEKKASAETRAAQLAELEVTITATAGDEGKLFGSIGTHDIADALTASGVEVAKSEVRLPNGTIRNVGEFDVAVHLHAEVEATVRVVVVAA, encoded by the coding sequence ATGGAACTGATCCTGCTGGAAAAAATCGCCAACCTGGGCAACCTGGGCGATAAGGTAAACGTTAAGGCTGGTTACGGCCGTAACTACCTGCTGCCTTTCGGCAAAGCCACCGCTGCTACCGCTGCCAACCTGGCTGCGTTCGAAGCGCGTCGTGCCGAGCTGGAAAAACTGGCTGCAGAGAAAAAGGCTTCTGCCGAAACTCGCGCTGCCCAACTGGCTGAGCTGGAAGTGACTATCACTGCCACCGCTGGTGACGAAGGCAAGCTGTTCGGTTCGATCGGCACCCACGACATCGCTGATGCACTGACCGCCTCCGGCGTTGAAGTTGCAAAAAGCGAAGTTCGTCTGCCGAACGGCACCATCCGCAACGTAGGTGAATTCGACGTAGCCGTGCACCTGCACGCCGAAGTTGAAGCCACCGTACGCGTTGTCGTGGTAGCAGCTTAA
- the dnaB gene encoding replicative DNA helicase: MNDISAPEQYDLQTAALKVPPHSIEAEQAVLGGLMLDNNAWERVLDQVSDGDFYRHDHRLIFRAIAKLADQNMPIDVVTLSEQLDKEGQTSQVGGLGYLGELAKNTPSVANIKAYAQIVRQRATLRQLIGISTEIADSAFNPEGRTAEEILDEAERQIFQIAEARPKTGGPVGVNELLTKAIDRIDTLFNTDNAITGLSTGYTDLDEKTSGLQPADLIIVAGRPSMGKTTFAMNLVENAVLRSEKAVLVYSLEMPGESLIMRMLSSLGRIDQTKVRSGQLEDDDWPRLTSAVNLLNDRKLFIDDTAGISPSEMRARTRRLVREHGDIGLIMIDYLQLMQIPGSSGDNRTNEISEISRSLKALAKEFNCPVVALSQLNRSLEQRPNKRPVNSDLRESGAIEQDADVIMFVYRDEVYHPETEHKGIAEIIIGKQRNGPIGFIRLAFIGKYTRFENLAPGSYNFDDDE, from the coding sequence ATGAACGATATCTCCGCTCCCGAGCAATACGATCTGCAAACCGCTGCCCTGAAGGTGCCGCCACATTCCATCGAGGCCGAACAGGCCGTGCTCGGTGGTCTGATGCTGGACAACAACGCCTGGGAGCGGGTGCTCGATCAAGTCTCCGACGGCGATTTCTATCGGCATGACCACCGTTTGATCTTCCGTGCGATCGCCAAGCTGGCCGATCAGAACATGCCAATCGACGTCGTGACCCTGTCCGAGCAGCTGGACAAGGAAGGTCAGACGTCCCAGGTCGGCGGACTGGGTTACCTGGGTGAGCTGGCGAAGAACACGCCGTCGGTGGCCAACATCAAGGCCTATGCGCAGATCGTTCGCCAGCGCGCTACCCTGCGCCAGCTGATCGGCATCAGCACCGAGATCGCCGACAGCGCCTTCAACCCCGAAGGCCGCACCGCCGAAGAGATCCTCGACGAAGCAGAACGGCAGATCTTCCAGATCGCCGAAGCGCGTCCGAAGACCGGTGGCCCGGTGGGCGTCAACGAGTTGCTGACCAAGGCCATCGACCGCATCGATACCCTGTTCAACACTGACAACGCCATCACCGGCCTGTCCACCGGCTATACCGACCTCGACGAGAAGACCAGCGGCCTGCAGCCAGCCGACCTGATCATCGTTGCCGGCCGTCCGTCGATGGGTAAGACCACCTTTGCCATGAACCTGGTGGAAAACGCCGTGCTGCGCAGCGAGAAGGCGGTGCTGGTGTACTCCCTCGAGATGCCAGGCGAATCGCTGATCATGCGTATGCTGTCGTCCCTTGGCCGTATCGACCAGACCAAGGTCCGTTCCGGCCAGCTGGAAGACGACGATTGGCCGCGCCTGACCTCGGCGGTCAACCTGCTCAACGACCGCAAGCTGTTCATCGACGACACCGCCGGTATCAGCCCCTCGGAAATGCGCGCGCGGACCCGCCGCCTGGTGCGTGAGCACGGTGACATCGGGCTGATCATGATCGACTACCTGCAGCTGATGCAGATCCCGGGTTCCAGCGGTGACAACCGGACCAACGAGATTTCCGAGATCTCCCGTTCCCTCAAGGCCCTGGCCAAGGAATTCAACTGCCCGGTGGTTGCTCTGTCCCAGCTCAACCGCTCCCTCGAGCAGCGCCCGAACAAGCGTCCGGTGAACTCCGACTTGCGGGAATCCGGAGCGATCGAGCAGGACGCCGACGTCATCATGTTCGTGTACCGGGACGAGGTGTATCACCCCGAGACCGAGCACAAGGGCATTGCCGAGATCATCATCGGCAAGCAGCGGAACGGCCCGATCGGCTTTATCCGCCTGGCGTTCATCGGCAAGTACACCCGCTTCGAGAACCTTGCGCCGGGCAGCTACAACTTCGACGACGACGAATAA
- a CDS encoding YgiQ family radical SAM protein: MQAAKPLFDYPKYWAECFGPAPFLPMSRAEMDQLGWDSCDIIIVTGDAYVDHPSFGMAIIGRLLESQGFRVGIIAQPNWQSKDDFMQLGEPNLFFGVAAGNMDSMINRYTADKKIRSDDAYTPGGLAGKRPDRASLVYSQRCKEAYKHVPIVLGGIEASLRRIAHYDYWQDRVRNSILIDASADILLYGNAERAIVEVAQRLSYGHKIEDITDVRGTAFIRRDTPQGWYEVDSTRIDRPGKIDKIINPYVNTQDTQACAIEQEKGPVEDPQEAKVVQILASPKMTRDKTVIRLPSMEKVRNDPVLYAHANRVLHLETNPGNARALVQKHGEIDVWFNPPPIPMTTEEMDYVFGMPYQRIPHPAYGKEKIPAYDMIRFSVNIMRGCFGGCTFCSITEHEGRIIQNRSEESIIREIEEIRDKVPGFTGVISDLGGPTANMYRIACKSPEIESACRKPSCVFPGICPNLNTDHSSLIQLYRSARALPGVKKILIASGLRYDLAVESPEYVKELVTHHVGGYLKIAPEHTEEGPLNQMMKPGIGTYDRFKRMFEKYSKEAGKEQYLIPYFIAAHPGTTDEDMMNLALWLKGNGFRADQVQAFYPSPMATATAMYHSGKNPLRKVTYKSDGVTIVKSEEQRRLHKAFLRYHDPKGWPMLREALTHMGRADLIGPGKHQLIPLHQPATDSYQSARRKNSTPAGSHKVAKETTRILTQHTGLPPRGSDGGNPWDKREQAKAAAMARNKQAAKERTDAAKGKGKKPTRKPVVPR; this comes from the coding sequence ATGCAAGCAGCCAAGCCGTTATTTGACTATCCCAAGTACTGGGCCGAATGTTTCGGACCGGCACCGTTCCTGCCGATGAGCAGGGCGGAGATGGATCAGCTCGGCTGGGATTCCTGCGACATCATCATTGTCACCGGTGATGCCTACGTCGATCACCCGTCGTTCGGCATGGCGATCATCGGCCGGCTGCTGGAGTCCCAGGGCTTCCGCGTCGGGATCATCGCCCAGCCGAACTGGCAATCCAAAGACGACTTCATGCAGCTCGGCGAGCCGAACCTGTTCTTCGGCGTCGCGGCCGGCAACATGGACTCGATGATCAACCGCTACACCGCGGACAAGAAAATCCGTTCCGACGACGCCTACACCCCGGGTGGCCTGGCGGGCAAGCGTCCGGACCGCGCCAGCCTGGTCTACAGCCAGCGCTGCAAGGAAGCCTACAAGCACGTGCCGATCGTCCTGGGCGGCATCGAAGCCTCCCTGCGCCGCATCGCCCACTACGACTACTGGCAGGACCGGGTGCGCAACTCGATCCTGATCGACGCCAGCGCCGACATCCTGCTCTACGGCAACGCCGAGCGGGCGATTGTCGAAGTCGCCCAGCGCCTGTCCTACGGGCACAAGATCGAAGACATCACCGACGTGCGCGGCACCGCGTTCATTCGCCGTGACACGCCGCAGGGCTGGTACGAAGTGGACTCCACGCGTATCGACCGTCCGGGCAAGATCGACAAGATCATCAACCCCTACGTCAACACCCAGGACACCCAGGCTTGCGCCATCGAGCAGGAAAAAGGTCCGGTCGAGGATCCTCAGGAAGCCAAGGTCGTGCAGATCCTGGCCAGCCCGAAGATGACCCGGGACAAGACCGTGATCCGCCTGCCGTCGATGGAAAAGGTGCGTAACGATCCGGTGCTCTACGCCCACGCCAACCGCGTGCTGCACCTGGAAACCAACCCGGGCAACGCCCGTGCGCTGGTGCAGAAGCATGGCGAGATCGATGTCTGGTTCAACCCGCCACCCATCCCGATGACCACCGAAGAGATGGACTACGTGTTCGGCATGCCGTATCAGCGCATCCCGCACCCGGCGTATGGCAAGGAGAAAATCCCGGCCTACGACATGATCCGTTTCTCGGTGAACATCATGCGTGGCTGCTTTGGCGGCTGCACCTTCTGCTCGATCACCGAGCACGAAGGCCGCATCATCCAGAACCGTTCCGAAGAGTCGATCATTCGCGAGATCGAAGAGATTCGCGACAAGGTTCCAGGTTTTACCGGCGTCATCTCCGACCTCGGCGGCCCGACCGCGAACATGTACCGCATCGCCTGCAAGAGCCCGGAAATCGAATCCGCATGCCGCAAGCCGTCCTGCGTGTTCCCAGGCATCTGCCCGAATCTGAACACCGATCACTCGTCCCTGATCCAGCTGTATCGCAGCGCCCGCGCCTTGCCGGGGGTGAAGAAGATCCTGATCGCTTCCGGCCTGCGCTACGACCTCGCGGTCGAGTCGCCGGAGTATGTCAAGGAACTGGTGACCCACCACGTCGGTGGCTACCTGAAGATCGCCCCGGAACACACCGAGGAAGGTCCGCTCAACCAGATGATGAAACCGGGTATCGGTACCTACGACCGGTTCAAGCGGATGTTCGAGAAGTACTCCAAGGAAGCAGGCAAGGAGCAGTACCTGATTCCTTACTTCATCGCCGCGCACCCGGGCACTACCGACGAAGACATGATGAACCTGGCCCTGTGGCTCAAGGGCAACGGTTTCCGCGCCGACCAGGTGCAGGCGTTCTACCCGTCGCCGATGGCCACTGCCACCGCCATGTACCACTCGGGCAAGAACCCGCTGCGCAAGGTCACCTACAAGAGTGACGGGGTGACTATCGTCAAGAGCGAGGAGCAGCGCCGTCTGCACAAGGCGTTCCTGCGTTACCACGATCCGAAAGGCTGGCCGATGCTGCGTGAAGCACTGACCCACATGGGCCGCGCCGACCTGATCGGGCCGGGCAAGCACCAGCTGATTCCGTTGCATCAGCCGGCTACCGACAGCTACCAGAGCGCCCGTCGCAAGAACTCGACGCCGGCTGGCAGCCACAAAGTGGCCAAGGAAACCACCAGGATCCTCACTCAGCACACCGGCCTGCCGCCGCGTGGCAGCGACGGCGGCAACCCGTGGGACAAGCGCGAACAGGCCAAGGCCGCCGCGATGGCCCGCAACAAGCAGGCCGCCAAGGAACGCACGGATGCGGCCAAGGGCAAAGGCAAGAAGCCGACCCGCAAACCGGTCGTGCCCCGCTAA